One Herbaspirillum rubrisubalbicans genomic window carries:
- the rpsK gene encoding 30S ribosomal protein S11, producing the protein MAKSPNNAAASRVRKKVKKNVAEGIAHVHASFNNTIITITDRQGNALSWATSGGAGFKGSRKSTPFAAQVAAESAGKVAIECGIKNLEVRIKGPGPGRESAVRALNNLGIKITQIQDVTPVPHNGCRPPKRRRI; encoded by the coding sequence ATGGCAAAGTCCCCCAACAACGCAGCAGCATCGCGTGTTCGTAAGAAAGTCAAGAAGAACGTCGCTGAAGGCATCGCGCACGTTCACGCTTCGTTCAACAACACCATCATCACGATCACCGACCGTCAGGGCAACGCTCTGTCGTGGGCAACTTCGGGTGGTGCTGGCTTCAAGGGTTCGCGCAAGTCGACTCCGTTCGCAGCCCAGGTCGCCGCTGAAAGCGCCGGCAAGGTTGCCATCGAATGCGGCATCAAGAACCTGGAAGTGCGTATCAAGGGCCCCGGCCCGGGCCGTGAATCCGCAGTGCGCGCTCTGAACAACCTGGGCATCAAGATCACCCAGATCCAGGACGTGACCCCGGTCCCGCACAACGGCTGCCGTCCGCCGAAGCGCCGTCGCATCTAA
- the rpmJ gene encoding 50S ribosomal protein L36 translates to MKVLASVKRICRNCKIIKRNGVVRVICTEPRHKQRQG, encoded by the coding sequence ATGAAAGTGCTCGCATCAGTCAAGCGGATCTGCCGCAACTGCAAAATCATCAAGCGCAATGGCGTCGTTCGTGTGATCTGCACCGAACCCCGTCATAAGCAGCGCCAGGGTTAA
- the rplO gene encoding 50S ribosomal protein L15 has translation MQLNTIQPAEGAKHAKRRVGRGIGSGLGKTAGRGHKGQKSRSGGFHKVGFEGGQMPLQRRLPKRGFKSLATPYKAEVRLSDLEKLPVAEIDVLALKQAGLVSELARVVRIIKAGELTKKVTVKGLIATAGAKAAIEAAGGSIAE, from the coding sequence ATGCAATTAAACACTATCCAACCCGCAGAAGGCGCAAAGCACGCTAAGCGTCGCGTCGGTCGTGGTATCGGTTCTGGCCTGGGCAAGACGGCCGGCCGTGGCCACAAGGGTCAGAAGTCGCGTTCGGGCGGTTTCCACAAGGTCGGCTTCGAAGGCGGCCAGATGCCCCTGCAACGTCGTCTGCCCAAGCGCGGTTTCAAGTCGCTGGCAACGCCCTACAAGGCTGAAGTGCGCCTGTCCGACCTGGAAAAGCTGCCCGTCGCCGAGATCGACGTGCTGGCACTCAAGCAAGCCGGCCTCGTGTCGGAACTGGCTCGTGTCGTGCGTATCATCAAGGCTGGCGAACTGACCAAGAAGGTAACCGTCAAGGGTCTGATCGCAACTGCTGGTGCCAAGGCCGCTATCGAAGCTGCCGGTGGTTCCATCGCTGAGTGA
- the secY gene encoding preprotein translocase subunit SecY, producing MATTPQLAKGAAKGFPWGRLWFLLGALIVYRIGAHIPVPGIDPTQLAQLFKQNQGGILGMFNMFSGGALSRFTIFALGIMPYISASIIMQLLSVVSPQLEALKKEGEAGRRKITQYTRYGTLVLATFQALGIAVALESQAGLVLDPGLAFRLTTVVTLITGTMFLMWLGEQITERGLGNGISIIIFAGIAAGLPNALGGLFELVRTGSMNALSAILICAIVGLVTFLVVFIERGQRKILVNYAKRQVGNKIYGGQSSHLPLKLNMAGVIPPIFASSIILFPATITSWFTSGDTSNPFIRFLKDLAASMAPGEPIHALLYAVAIVFFCFFYTALVFNSKETADNLKKSGAFVPGIRPGDQTARYIDKILMRLTLAGAVYITLVCLLPEFLIARWKVPFYFGGTSLLIIVVVTMDFMAQVQNYVMSQQYESLLRKANFKGGMTPR from the coding sequence TTGGCAACTACTCCTCAATTAGCAAAAGGCGCCGCAAAAGGATTCCCCTGGGGTCGTTTGTGGTTCCTGCTGGGGGCGTTGATCGTTTATCGCATCGGTGCACATATCCCGGTTCCGGGTATTGATCCGACGCAGTTGGCGCAGCTGTTCAAGCAGAATCAGGGTGGCATTCTGGGCATGTTCAACATGTTCTCTGGTGGTGCCCTGTCGCGCTTTACGATCTTCGCACTGGGGATCATGCCGTATATCTCGGCATCGATCATCATGCAGCTGCTGTCGGTGGTTTCGCCGCAGCTGGAAGCGTTGAAGAAAGAGGGTGAAGCCGGTCGTCGCAAGATCACCCAGTACACCCGCTACGGCACTCTGGTGCTGGCGACCTTCCAGGCGCTGGGCATTGCAGTGGCGCTGGAATCGCAAGCCGGGTTGGTGCTGGATCCGGGTCTGGCCTTCCGCCTGACCACGGTGGTGACCTTGATCACCGGTACGATGTTCCTGATGTGGCTGGGTGAACAGATCACTGAACGTGGTCTGGGCAATGGCATCTCGATCATCATCTTCGCTGGTATTGCGGCAGGTCTGCCGAATGCTCTGGGTGGCTTGTTCGAGCTGGTCCGTACCGGTTCGATGAACGCTCTGTCGGCAATCCTGATCTGTGCGATCGTGGGTCTGGTGACGTTCCTGGTGGTGTTCATCGAACGTGGCCAGCGCAAGATCCTGGTGAACTATGCGAAGCGTCAGGTCGGCAACAAGATCTACGGTGGTCAAAGCAGCCACCTGCCGCTGAAGCTGAACATGGCTGGCGTGATCCCGCCGATCTTTGCATCGTCGATCATTCTGTTCCCTGCCACGATCACCAGCTGGTTTACATCGGGTGATACGTCCAATCCCTTCATTCGTTTCCTGAAGGATCTGGCGGCATCGATGGCACCAGGCGAACCGATCCATGCCTTGCTGTATGCGGTAGCTATCGTCTTCTTCTGCTTCTTCTACACCGCACTGGTGTTCAATAGCAAGGAAACGGCAGACAACCTGAAGAAGAGTGGTGCATTTGTTCCGGGTATCCGTCCGGGTGACCAGACCGCGCGTTATATCGACAAGATCCTGATGCGCCTGACCCTGGCCGGCGCCGTGTACATCACCTTGGTGTGCCTGCTGCCAGAGTTCCTGATCGCACGCTGGAAGGTGCCGTTCTACTTCGGTGGCACATCGCTGCTGATCATTGTGGTCGTGACGATGGATTTCATGGCCCAAGTGCAGAACTATGTGATGTCGCAGCAGTATGAATCGTTGCTCCGCAAAGCTAATTTCAAGGGTGGCATGACACCGCGATAA
- the cutA gene encoding divalent-cation tolerance protein CutA encodes MSASLLNQPLLVLANVPDQAVAERIADALVEQGLAACVNILAPARSVYRWQGKVQRDTELPLLIKTTQARYQELEQAIVQLHPYDVPEIIALPITAGLPAYLAWMQDETARPLRV; translated from the coding sequence ATGTCCGCTTCCCTGTTGAATCAGCCGCTGCTGGTGCTGGCCAATGTGCCCGACCAGGCAGTGGCCGAACGCATTGCCGATGCCCTGGTGGAGCAAGGCCTGGCGGCCTGCGTCAATATCCTGGCGCCGGCCAGGTCGGTCTATCGCTGGCAGGGCAAGGTCCAGCGCGATACCGAGCTCCCCTTGCTGATCAAGACGACCCAGGCGCGCTATCAGGAACTGGAGCAGGCGATTGTCCAACTCCATCCCTATGACGTGCCGGAAATCATTGCGCTGCCCATCACGGCAGGGTTGCCCGCTTATCTGGCGTGGATGCAAGATGAGACCGCCCGGCCCCTGCGGGTGTAA
- the rplQ gene encoding 50S ribosomal protein L17, protein MRHRHGLRKLNRTSSHRLAMLRNMTVSLLRHEAIKTTLPKAKELRRVVEPILTLGKTDTLANKRLAFNRLRDREIVGKLFSELGPRYAARNGGYLRILKMGFRQGDNAPMAFVELVDRPEVTDAADAPTAE, encoded by the coding sequence ATGCGTCACCGTCACGGTCTCCGCAAACTGAATCGTACTTCGTCCCACCGTCTGGCCATGCTGCGCAACATGACTGTCTCGCTGCTGCGTCATGAAGCCATCAAGACCACCCTGCCGAAGGCCAAGGAACTGCGCCGCGTCGTCGAGCCGATCCTGACCCTGGGCAAGACCGACACCCTGGCCAACAAGCGTCTGGCCTTCAACCGCCTGCGTGACCGCGAAATCGTCGGCAAGCTGTTCTCCGAACTGGGCCCGCGCTACGCTGCCCGTAACGGCGGCTACCTGCGCATCCTGAAGATGGGCTTCCGTCAAGGCGACAACGCACCGATGGCCTTCGTCGAGCTGGTCGATCGTCCGGAAGTCACCGACGCCGCTGACGCGCCGACCGCTGAATAA
- the infA gene encoding translation initiation factor IF-1: MAKDDVIQMQGEILENLPNATFRVKLENGHVVLGHISGKMRMNYIRILPGDKVTVELTPYDLSRARIVFRTK; encoded by the coding sequence ATGGCAAAAGACGACGTTATTCAGATGCAGGGCGAGATTCTTGAAAATCTCCCCAACGCGACATTCAGGGTTAAGTTGGAAAACGGTCACGTTGTACTCGGCCATATTTCCGGCAAGATGCGCATGAATTACATCCGCATCCTGCCTGGCGATAAGGTAACGGTGGAACTGACGCCTTACGATTTGAGCCGGGCACGTATCGTGTTCCGAACCAAGTAA
- the rpsM gene encoding 30S ribosomal protein S13 produces the protein MARIAGVNIPNHQHTVIGLTAIYGIGRPRAQDICAATGVPTNKKVKDLDDNELEKLRDEIAKFVVEGDLRRELSMNIKRLMDLGCYRGLRHRRGLPVRGQRTRTNARTRKGPRKAAQSLKK, from the coding sequence ATGGCACGTATTGCAGGGGTTAACATCCCCAACCATCAGCACACCGTGATCGGCCTGACCGCCATCTACGGTATTGGCCGTCCCCGCGCACAAGACATCTGCGCTGCTACCGGCGTTCCGACCAACAAGAAGGTCAAGGACCTGGACGATAACGAGCTGGAAAAGCTGCGTGACGAAATCGCCAAGTTCGTCGTGGAAGGCGATCTGCGCCGTGAGTTGTCCATGAACATCAAGCGTTTGATGGACTTGGGTTGCTACCGCGGTCTGCGTCACCGTCGTGGTCTGCCGGTCCGTGGTCAACGCACTCGCACCAACGCCCGTACTCGCAAGGGTCCGCGCAAGGCCGCTCAATCGCTGAAGAAATAA
- the rpsE gene encoding 30S ribosomal protein S5 has protein sequence MAKMQSKTQSDKPDDGMREKMIAVNRVTKVVKGGRIMGFAALAVVGDGDGRIGMGKGKSKEVPVAVQKAMEEARRKLIKVTLKNGTVQHTVIGKHGASSVMISPAKDGTGVIAGGPMRAIFEVMGVTNVVAKSTGSTNPYNMVRATLDGLSKMNTPAEIAAKRGKSVEEILG, from the coding sequence ATGGCAAAAATGCAATCGAAAACGCAAAGCGACAAGCCTGATGACGGCATGCGCGAAAAAATGATCGCGGTCAACCGCGTCACCAAGGTGGTGAAGGGCGGCCGCATCATGGGTTTCGCAGCGCTGGCAGTGGTCGGTGACGGCGATGGCCGTATCGGCATGGGCAAGGGCAAGTCCAAGGAAGTGCCCGTGGCCGTGCAGAAGGCGATGGAAGAAGCCCGTCGCAAGCTGATCAAGGTGACCCTGAAGAACGGTACCGTGCAACACACCGTCATCGGCAAGCACGGCGCCTCCTCGGTGATGATCTCGCCGGCCAAGGACGGTACTGGCGTCATCGCCGGTGGTCCGATGCGCGCGATCTTCGAGGTGATGGGCGTGACCAACGTGGTGGCCAAGTCGACTGGTTCGACCAACCCCTACAACATGGTCCGTGCCACCCTGGACGGTCTGTCGAAGATGAACACTCCGGCTGAAATTGCTGCCAAGCGCGGCAAGTCGGTCGAAGAAATCCTGGGCTAA
- the dsbD gene encoding protein-disulfide reductase DsbD, with the protein MNRINRRERLTRFPLLIVLALLVLLGLLVAKAAQAADDYLPPEQAFQLSGRMVDAQTLELSYRIADGYYMYRDRFHFSAEGATLGQPQFPAGKRKYDENFQKEVETYHQSVTVRVPVSGEVKDFVVLAVSQGCADKGLCYPPMTLKLSMSAQAIGQSVSPVGTGAETAASGGSDVDRITAVLKAGKLWPILTLFFLLGIGLSFTPCVLPMLPILSSIIVGQQPAKGGGRGRSFLLSLDYSLGMILIYTALGVVAGMLGEGLSAYLQNPWVLAAFALLMAGLALSMFDLYTLQVPASLQSRLSTASGGGSGKWLGVFVMGAISALIVGPCVAAPLAGALLYISQTGDVLLGGSALFAMAAGMSVPLLLIGASAGALLPRAGAWMDAVKRFFGVLMLGTALWMVAPVIPAWLQVAGWAVLGIGYGAFLLWTRPAGWMSRALGLAVVTLGLLQLVSVATGGRDPLAPLSHLRGQAVATGATDFVRIRSSAELDAALQQNAAGERRPVMLDFYADWCVSCKEMERFTFTDPRVKERFGQMLLLQIDVTANNADDRAMLKRFKLFGPPGIMFFDGDGRELTSRRVIGYQDADRFISTLQNL; encoded by the coding sequence TTGAACCGCATCAACCGGCGCGAGCGCCTGACAAGATTTCCCCTGCTGATCGTGCTGGCGCTCCTGGTGCTGCTCGGCCTGCTGGTGGCCAAGGCCGCCCAGGCCGCAGACGATTACCTGCCGCCCGAACAAGCCTTCCAGCTCAGCGGCCGCATGGTCGATGCCCAGACCCTGGAGCTGAGCTATCGCATCGCCGATGGATACTACATGTACCGGGATCGTTTTCACTTCAGCGCCGAAGGGGCCACGCTGGGGCAACCCCAGTTTCCGGCGGGTAAACGCAAGTATGACGAAAACTTCCAGAAGGAAGTCGAAACCTATCATCAGTCGGTCACCGTGCGTGTTCCTGTCAGCGGGGAAGTGAAGGATTTCGTCGTTTTGGCGGTGTCGCAAGGCTGCGCCGACAAGGGATTGTGTTATCCACCGATGACCTTGAAGCTGTCCATGTCGGCCCAGGCCATCGGCCAGAGTGTGAGCCCGGTCGGTACGGGTGCTGAAACGGCCGCCTCAGGCGGCAGTGATGTTGACCGCATCACCGCCGTGCTCAAGGCGGGCAAGCTGTGGCCTATCCTCACGCTGTTCTTCTTGTTGGGCATCGGCCTGTCCTTCACACCCTGCGTGCTGCCGATGTTGCCTATCCTGTCTTCCATCATCGTTGGCCAGCAGCCGGCGAAGGGAGGCGGACGTGGCCGTAGCTTCCTGCTCTCGCTCGATTATTCACTCGGCATGATCCTGATCTACACCGCGCTGGGCGTCGTGGCCGGAATGCTCGGCGAGGGCTTGTCGGCCTATCTGCAGAATCCCTGGGTGCTGGCTGCGTTTGCCCTGTTGATGGCCGGGCTGGCCTTGTCGATGTTCGATCTCTACACCCTGCAAGTGCCCGCCTCATTGCAATCCAGGTTATCCACCGCCTCCGGCGGCGGCAGCGGCAAGTGGTTGGGGGTATTCGTGATGGGCGCGATCTCGGCCCTCATCGTCGGCCCCTGCGTGGCCGCCCCGCTGGCCGGCGCCTTGCTCTACATCAGTCAAACCGGCGATGTGTTGCTGGGCGGCAGCGCCCTATTTGCCATGGCGGCCGGCATGAGCGTGCCGCTGCTGCTGATCGGCGCTTCCGCCGGCGCGCTACTGCCGCGCGCCGGGGCCTGGATGGATGCGGTCAAGCGCTTCTTTGGCGTGTTGATGCTGGGTACTGCGCTGTGGATGGTCGCGCCGGTCATCCCCGCCTGGTTGCAGGTCGCCGGCTGGGCGGTACTGGGCATCGGCTATGGCGCCTTCCTGCTATGGACGCGCCCGGCCGGATGGATGTCGCGGGCGCTCGGACTGGCGGTGGTCACGCTGGGCTTGCTGCAGTTGGTCAGTGTCGCCACGGGCGGACGCGATCCGCTGGCACCGCTGTCGCATCTGCGCGGGCAGGCGGTCGCGACGGGGGCTACCGACTTCGTGCGCATCCGCTCCAGCGCCGAGCTGGATGCCGCGCTACAGCAGAATGCTGCCGGTGAGCGCCGCCCGGTCATGCTGGATTTCTATGCTGACTGGTGCGTGTCCTGCAAGGAAATGGAACGCTTCACCTTCACGGACCCGCGCGTGAAGGAACGTTTCGGCCAGATGCTGCTGCTGCAGATCGACGTGACCGCCAACAATGCTGACGACCGCGCCATGTTGAAGCGCTTCAAGCTCTTTGGTCCGCCCGGCATCATGTTCTTCGATGGCGACGGCCGGGAACTGACGTCGCGCCGCGTGATCGGTTACCAGGATGCCGACAGATTCATTTCTACGCTGCAAAATCTGTAG
- the rplR gene encoding 50S ribosomal protein L18, whose protein sequence is MDKKQSRLRRATQTRAKIAELKVNRLAVHRTNTHIYASVIGPDANVLASASTLEAEVRAQLAGQTGKGGNAAAAALIGKRVAEKALKAGVTEVAFDRSGFRYHGRVKALAEAAREAGLKF, encoded by the coding sequence ATGGACAAGAAACAATCTCGCCTGCGCCGTGCGACTCAGACTCGCGCCAAGATCGCAGAACTGAAGGTGAATCGTCTGGCTGTGCACCGTACCAACACGCACATCTACGCCAGCGTCATCGGCCCCGACGCCAACGTGCTGGCTTCCGCTTCCACCCTGGAAGCAGAAGTCCGCGCCCAGCTGGCAGGTCAGACTGGCAAGGGCGGCAATGCTGCCGCTGCTGCCCTGATCGGCAAGCGCGTGGCGGAGAAGGCTCTGAAGGCCGGTGTGACTGAAGTCGCATTCGACCGCTCCGGTTTCCGTTATCACGGTCGCGTCAAGGCGCTGGCTGAGGCTGCGCGTGAAGCCGGCCTGAAGTTCTAA
- a CDS encoding peroxiredoxin — protein sequence MTLRLGDTAPDFEQESSIGKIKFHDWAGDSWVVLFSHPADFTPVCTTELGLTAKLKPEFDKRNVKAIALSVDGAEAHNQWIKDIEETQQTVVGFPIVADVDKKVAGLYDMIHPNQSETATVRSLFVIDPKKKVRLIITYPMSTGRNFDEVLRVIDALQLTDGYTVATPGNWKDGDDVIIPLTVKDEEVIKQKYPKGYKAPRPYLRITPQPNK from the coding sequence ATGACGTTGCGCCTGGGCGATACCGCACCGGATTTCGAGCAAGAATCCTCGATCGGCAAGATCAAATTCCACGACTGGGCGGGCGACTCCTGGGTCGTACTGTTCTCGCACCCGGCCGACTTCACGCCGGTCTGCACCACCGAGCTGGGCCTGACTGCCAAGCTCAAGCCCGAATTCGACAAGCGCAACGTCAAGGCCATCGCGCTGTCGGTGGATGGCGCCGAGGCCCACAACCAGTGGATCAAGGACATCGAGGAAACCCAGCAGACCGTGGTCGGCTTCCCCATCGTGGCCGACGTCGACAAGAAGGTCGCGGGCCTGTACGACATGATCCACCCCAACCAATCCGAAACGGCGACCGTGCGTTCGCTCTTCGTGATTGACCCGAAGAAGAAGGTGCGCCTCATCATCACCTACCCGATGAGCACCGGCCGCAACTTCGACGAAGTGCTGCGCGTCATCGATGCCCTGCAACTGACCGACGGCTACACCGTGGCCACCCCGGGCAACTGGAAGGATGGCGACGACGTCATCATCCCGCTGACGGTCAAGGATGAGGAAGTCATCAAGCAGAAGTATCCGAAGGGCTACAAGGCACCACGCCCCTACCTGCGCATCACGCCGCAGCCGAACAAGTAA
- the rpmD gene encoding 50S ribosomal protein L30 yields the protein MANTIKVKLVKGLIGTRQDHRATVRGLGLRRVNSVSELEDTPSVRGMINKVSYLVKVVS from the coding sequence ATGGCTAACACAATCAAAGTCAAGCTGGTCAAGGGTCTGATCGGTACTCGTCAGGACCACCGCGCTACCGTGCGCGGTCTGGGTCTGCGTCGCGTCAACTCGGTGTCCGAACTGGAAGACACCCCGTCGGTGCGCGGCATGATCAACAAAGTGTCCTATCTTGTGAAAGTTGTGTCGTAA
- the rpsD gene encoding 30S ribosomal protein S4, with the protein MARYIGPKAKLSRREGTDLFLKSARRSLDSKCKLDSKPGQHGRTSGARTSDYGNQLREKQKVKRMYGVLERQFRRYFAEADRRKGNTGETLLKLLESRLDNVVYRMGFGSTRAEARQLVSHKALTVNGQVVNIASYSVKAGDVVAVREKAKKQVRIAEALSLAESNGFPQWVSVDSKKLEGTFKSAPDRSEIAADVNESLIVELYSR; encoded by the coding sequence GTGGCACGTTATATCGGACCGAAAGCAAAACTCTCCCGCCGCGAAGGCACCGACCTGTTCTTGAAGAGCGCACGCCGCTCGCTGGACTCCAAGTGCAAGCTGGATTCCAAGCCGGGTCAGCACGGCCGCACCTCGGGCGCCCGCACCTCCGACTACGGCAACCAGCTGCGCGAAAAGCAGAAGGTCAAGCGTATGTACGGCGTCCTCGAGCGCCAGTTCCGCCGCTACTTCGCTGAAGCCGACCGCCGCAAGGGCAACACCGGCGAAACCCTGCTCAAGCTGCTGGAATCGCGTCTGGACAACGTCGTCTACCGCATGGGCTTCGGCTCGACCCGCGCTGAAGCGCGTCAGCTGGTGTCCCACAAGGCCCTGACCGTGAACGGTCAAGTCGTCAACATCGCTTCCTACTCGGTCAAGGCTGGTGACGTGGTTGCCGTCCGCGAAAAGGCCAAGAAGCAAGTGCGTATCGCCGAAGCCCTGTCGCTGGCCGAATCGAACGGTTTCCCGCAGTGGGTTTCCGTGGATTCGAAGAAGCTGGAAGGCACCTTCAAGTCCGCTCCGGACCGTAGCGAAATCGCTGCCGACGTCAACGAATCGCTGATCGTCGAACTGTACTCGCGTTAA
- a CDS encoding DNA-directed RNA polymerase subunit alpha: MQNSLLKPRIIEVETLAPGHAKVVMEPFERGYGHTLGNALRRVLLSTMSGYAPTEVTIAGVVHEYSSLDGVQEDVVDILLNLKGVVFKLHNRDEVTLTLKKEGEGAVLASDIDLPHDVELINPDHVIANLTGGGKLDMQIKVEKGRGYVPGNVRRLSEDTNKTIGRIILDASFSPVRRVSYAVESARVEQRTDLDKLVMNIETNGVITPEEAIRQSARVLVDQLNVFAALEGTEATAEAPSRAPQVDPILLRPVDDLELTVRSANCLKAENIYYIGDLIQRSENELLKTPNLGRKSLNEIKEVLASRGLTLGMKLENWPPAGLEK; encoded by the coding sequence ATGCAAAACAGTTTGTTGAAGCCCCGCATCATCGAAGTGGAAACCCTGGCCCCCGGTCACGCAAAGGTCGTGATGGAGCCGTTCGAGCGTGGTTACGGTCACACCCTGGGCAACGCGCTGCGTCGCGTGCTGCTGTCGACCATGAGCGGTTACGCTCCCACCGAAGTGACCATCGCTGGTGTGGTGCACGAATACTCGTCCCTGGACGGCGTGCAGGAAGACGTCGTCGACATCCTGCTGAACCTGAAGGGCGTGGTCTTCAAGCTGCACAACCGTGACGAAGTCACCCTGACCCTGAAGAAGGAAGGCGAAGGCGCCGTCCTGGCTTCCGATATCGATCTGCCGCACGACGTCGAACTGATCAACCCGGATCACGTCATCGCCAACCTGACCGGTGGCGGCAAGCTGGACATGCAGATCAAGGTCGAAAAGGGCCGTGGCTACGTGCCGGGTAACGTGCGTCGCCTGTCCGAAGACACCAACAAGACCATCGGTCGCATCATTCTGGATGCCTCGTTCTCGCCGGTGCGTCGCGTGTCCTACGCCGTCGAATCCGCGCGTGTGGAACAGCGTACCGACCTGGACAAGCTGGTCATGAACATCGAGACCAACGGCGTCATCACCCCGGAAGAAGCGATCCGCCAGTCGGCTCGCGTGCTGGTTGATCAACTCAACGTGTTCGCTGCCCTGGAAGGCACCGAAGCGACGGCAGAAGCACCGTCGCGCGCACCGCAGGTCGATCCTATCCTGCTGCGTCCGGTGGACGACCTGGAACTGACTGTCCGTTCGGCAAACTGCCTGAAGGCCGAGAACATCTACTACATCGGCGACCTGATCCAGCGCAGCGAAAACGAACTGCTGAAGACCCCGAACCTGGGTCGCAAGTCGTTGAACGAAATCAAGGAAGTCCTGGCTTCGCGTGGCCTGACCCTGGGCATGAAGCTGGAAAACTGGCCGCCGGCCGGTCTGGAAAAGTAA